The Acidimicrobiia bacterium genomic sequence TTCTCGCCCGTCCATCGGATGAGGGCGAGCTCCAGGAACAGCAGGAGGAACGACAGCAGGACCATCCGCAGTTGGTCGCGTCGTGTCGGGGCTGGCGGTGCCGGCGCCGTGACCCGGTCGCCGGGAGGCGCGGCGGCCGGAGCCGCGGGTTCAGTCTCGGAGCGCACCGGCCGCAGACTGTAGCCGGGCACTCCGAGAACTCCCCGAGCGAGGAGCGCGCTGGCGTCGGCAGCGCGGCGATCCGTCGAAGGGGTCATGCGATTCGCGGCGCGTCGTGTCGACCACGCGGCGCCACGACCGGCGGGACGGGGTGCGCGCAGGCAAGCACGCGGCGTGACGACCGAGCGCGAGCGCGTCCTCGGCTACGGCTAGCGACGCTCGCTGACGGTGCGCGAGACTGCCCGTTTGCTTGACTCGTACCGGAGGGTCGGTGTCGACCGCTGAAGTGCCCGGGTCTGCCTCCCGGTACCGCAAGCTCTCGGTCATCGTGCCCGTCTACAACGAGCGGAACACGGTGGCCGAGATCGTGCGTCAGATGCGTGCCGTCGACCTCCCGCTCGAGCGCGAGATCGTGATCGTCGACGATGGCAGCATCGACGGGACCCGCGACATCCTCGAGCAGCTCGCCGACTCGACGGTTCGCGTCATCCTGCACCCGACCAACCGGGGCAAGGGGGCCGCGATCCGGACCGGCCTGGCGCAGGTCAGCGGCGAGCTCGTGCTCATCCAAGACGCGGATCTCGAGTACGACCCCGAGGACTGGCCGAAGCTCCTGGCGCCGGTGCTGCGGGGGCGCGCCCGCGTCGTCTACGGCTCACGCTTCACGGGCGAACGCCGCAACATGCTGTTTCTCCACTGGGTCGGGAACCGGCTGCTGTCGTTGATCACCAACGTCCTCTACAACACGACGCTGTCGGACATGGAGACCTGCTACAAGCTCTTCGACCGGGAGCTGCTGGGTCAGATCGATCTGCGCGCCAACCGCTTCGACTTCGAGCCCGAGGTGACGGCCAAGCTGCTCCGACTCGGCGTGCGAATCTACGAGGTCCCGATCTCGTACTCGGGCCGTGAGTTCGAGGAGGGGAAGAAGATCACGTGGCGCGACGGGCTGGGCGCGGTCGCGACGCTCGTCAAGTATCGATTCGTCAAGTGACGACGAGGGACCTGCAGCACCGCTCCAGCGCGACCGAGGCGCGGCTGGACGCGACCCCGCCGACGCCGACGCCTGCGGGTCGGCGAGTCGGGCCGAGCGGCACCCCGCTCGCCTCGCGGGTGTTCCTGGTTTCGGTGGGGCTGGCCGTCCTGCCGGTGATCGTGGCGGTCGTCCGTGCCATCGCCCGGGGGTGGGTGCCCCTCAGCGACGACGCCCTCTTCGCGATCCGGGCGCGCGACGTCTTCAGCTACCACCATTTTCCGCTCGTCGGGTTGGACTCGTCGGCGTCGCTCGCGACCTCGACGACGCTCCACCATCCCGGGCCCTTGCTCTTCGACGTCCTCGCGCTCCCGGTCACGGTGTTCGGCGCCGGTGCGGGCGTGGCGCTCGGCATCGGACTGATCAACGTCGCCGCCATCGTGCTGATCGCGGTCTTCGCGCACCGCCGGGGCGGACCGCTGCTGGGCGCGATCGCCATGACCGCCGCGGCCGGGCTGGCCTGGACGATGGGCAGCGAGGCCTTGTTCGAGCCTTGGCAGCCGTTCAGCCTCCTGCTGCCGTTCCTCTGCTTCCTGGTGCTCGCCTGGTCC encodes the following:
- a CDS encoding glycosyltransferase family 2 protein, whose product is MSTAEVPGSASRYRKLSVIVPVYNERNTVAEIVRQMRAVDLPLEREIVIVDDGSIDGTRDILEQLADSTVRVILHPTNRGKGAAIRTGLAQVSGELVLIQDADLEYDPEDWPKLLAPVLRGRARVVYGSRFTGERRNMLFLHWVGNRLLSLITNVLYNTTLSDMETCYKLFDRELLGQIDLRANRFDFEPEVTAKLLRLGVRIYEVPISYSGREFEEGKKITWRDGLGAVATLVKYRFVK